The following coding sequences are from one Streptomyces angustmyceticus window:
- a CDS encoding DUF3043 domain-containing protein: MFRSRSKDEQAATAKVTADQPQQPRDPQAPKGRPTPKRSDAQSQRRSRAHTPANRKDAAKAQREARRADMARQREAMASGDERYLPVRDKGPVRRFARDFVDSRWCVAEFFLPMAVVILVLTMIRVPSIQSIALLLWLVIIVLIVLDSVLIWFRLGKRLQERFPNENLKGVKAYAVMRTLQMRRLRLPKPQVKRGQRP, translated from the coding sequence GTGTTCCGAAGCCGTTCGAAGGATGAGCAGGCCGCGACCGCCAAGGTGACCGCGGACCAGCCCCAGCAGCCCCGCGATCCGCAGGCCCCCAAGGGCCGCCCGACGCCCAAACGCAGCGACGCGCAGTCGCAGCGCCGCTCCCGCGCGCATACGCCGGCCAACCGCAAGGACGCGGCGAAGGCCCAGCGCGAGGCCCGCCGCGCCGACATGGCCCGCCAGCGCGAGGCGATGGCCAGCGGCGACGAGCGGTATCTGCCGGTGCGCGACAAGGGACCCGTGCGCCGGTTCGCGCGGGACTTCGTCGACTCCCGCTGGTGCGTCGCCGAGTTCTTCCTGCCGATGGCCGTGGTGATCCTGGTGCTCACCATGATCCGGGTGCCGTCCATCCAGAGCATCGCGCTGCTGCTGTGGCTCGTGATCATCGTGCTGATCGTGCTCGACTCGGTGCTGATCTGGTTCCGGCTCGGCAAGCGGCTGCAGGAGCGCTTCCCGAACGAGAACCTCAAGGGCGTGAAGGCGTACGCGGTGATGCGCACGCTGCAGATGCGGCGGCTGAGGCTGCCCAAGCCGCAGGTGAAGCGGGGGCAGCGGCCGTAG
- a CDS encoding PspA/IM30 family protein, whose amino-acid sequence MSDGVMKRMGMIFRAKANKALDRAEDPRETLDYSYQKQLELLQKVRRGVADVATSRKRLELQLNQLQGQSAKLEDQGRKALALGREDLAREALSRRSALQQQVTDLETQHQTLQGEEEKLTLAAQRLQAKVDAFRTKKETIKATYTAAQAQTRIGEAFSGISEEMGDVGMAIQRAEDKTAQLQARAGALDELMASGALDDPSGMAKDDITAELDRLSGGSDVELELQRMKAELAGGSSAGQQAIESGQNGEGQSAPQQDRPRFDKQ is encoded by the coding sequence ATGAGCGATGGTGTCATGAAGCGGATGGGGATGATCTTCCGCGCGAAGGCCAACAAGGCCCTGGACCGGGCCGAAGACCCGCGCGAGACCCTCGACTACTCGTACCAGAAGCAGCTGGAGCTGCTGCAGAAGGTACGCCGCGGCGTCGCCGACGTGGCGACCTCCCGCAAGCGCCTGGAGCTGCAGCTCAACCAGCTCCAGGGCCAGTCCGCCAAGCTGGAGGACCAGGGCCGCAAGGCGCTGGCGCTCGGCCGCGAGGACCTGGCCCGCGAGGCGCTGAGCCGGCGCAGCGCGCTGCAGCAGCAGGTCACCGACCTGGAGACGCAGCACCAGACGCTGCAGGGCGAGGAGGAGAAGCTCACGCTCGCCGCGCAGCGGCTGCAGGCCAAGGTCGACGCCTTCCGTACGAAGAAGGAGACGATCAAGGCCACCTACACGGCCGCCCAGGCGCAGACCCGGATTGGCGAGGCCTTCTCCGGCATCTCCGAGGAGATGGGCGACGTCGGCATGGCCATCCAGCGTGCGGAGGACAAGACCGCACAGCTGCAGGCCAGGGCCGGTGCCCTCGACGAGCTGATGGCCTCCGGCGCGCTGGACGACCCGTCCGGCATGGCCAAGGACGACATCACCGCCGAGCTGGACCGGCTCTCCGGCGGCAGCGACGTCGAACTGGAGCTGCAGCGGATGAAGGCCGAGCTCGCGGGCGGTTCCTCGGCCGGACAGCAGGCCATCGAGAGCGGCCAGAACGGCGAGGGGCAGTCCGCCCCGCAGCAGGACCGGCCGCGTTTCGACAAGCAGTGA
- the pspAA gene encoding PspA-associated protein PspAA produces MIVRIMGEGQVKLDDAHFAELNKLDDELLAEMESGDEAGFQRTLGALLDAVRRLGSPLPDDALAPSELILPSPDASLEEVREMLSDDGLIPG; encoded by the coding sequence GTGATCGTACGGATCATGGGGGAGGGCCAGGTGAAGCTGGACGATGCCCACTTCGCCGAGCTCAACAAGCTGGACGATGAGCTGCTCGCCGAGATGGAGAGCGGCGACGAAGCAGGTTTCCAGCGCACCCTCGGCGCCCTCCTGGACGCGGTGCGCCGGCTCGGCTCGCCGCTCCCCGACGACGCCCTCGCACCGTCCGAACTCATCCTGCCGTCCCCGGACGCCTCCCTCGAAGAGGTCCGGGAGATGCTCAGCGACGACGGCCTCATCCCGGGCTGA
- a CDS encoding sensor histidine kinase, whose amino-acid sequence MSLLDPRPDAPRAGRFQWHRTHPLAFDAVLAVAVLVCILCGPVAGPHGPHAPRLGTGHLSAATAVPAALACAALVLRRRLPRTVLAVTGGCTLVELLARSGDPGAPVAASAVIALYTLASRTDRPTTWRVGALTIALLTAAAMLYGPRPWYAQENIALFAWTGMAAAAGDAVRSRRAVVDAIRERAERAERTREEEARRRVAEERLRIARELHDVVAHHIALVNVQAGVASHVMDSRPDQAKQALAHVREASRSALEELRTTVGLLRQSDDPKAPTEPAPGLGVLDQLVDGFVRAGLPVDLEIPHPPRQLPASVDLTAYRVVQEALTNVHKHAGEGARATVRILHSDTALTVTVLDDGAGRAGIPRQKGGDRPPVEPGGPGEPEDSGGGHGLIGMRERVFALRGTVVTGPRAAGGFQVRVTLPLQTARTGETT is encoded by the coding sequence GTGAGCCTCCTCGATCCCCGCCCGGACGCGCCCCGCGCCGGCCGCTTCCAGTGGCACCGGACGCATCCGCTCGCCTTCGACGCCGTCCTGGCGGTGGCCGTCCTCGTGTGTATCCTGTGCGGCCCGGTGGCCGGTCCGCACGGCCCGCACGCCCCCCGGCTCGGCACCGGCCACCTGTCCGCCGCGACCGCGGTGCCGGCCGCGCTGGCCTGCGCCGCCCTGGTCCTGCGCCGCCGGCTGCCCCGCACCGTCCTGGCCGTCACCGGCGGCTGCACCCTCGTCGAGCTGCTCGCCCGCTCCGGCGACCCCGGCGCCCCCGTGGCCGCCTCCGCGGTGATCGCCCTCTACACCCTGGCCTCGCGCACCGACCGGCCCACCACCTGGCGGGTCGGCGCGCTGACCATCGCCCTGCTGACGGCCGCCGCGATGCTCTACGGCCCCCGGCCCTGGTACGCGCAGGAGAACATCGCCCTCTTCGCCTGGACGGGCATGGCGGCGGCCGCCGGCGACGCGGTCCGCAGCCGCCGGGCCGTCGTCGACGCCATCCGCGAGCGCGCCGAGCGCGCCGAGCGCACCCGCGAGGAGGAGGCCCGGCGCCGGGTCGCCGAGGAGCGCCTGCGGATCGCCCGTGAGCTGCACGACGTCGTCGCCCACCACATCGCCCTGGTCAACGTCCAGGCCGGGGTGGCCTCGCACGTCATGGACAGCCGGCCCGACCAGGCCAAGCAGGCGCTGGCGCACGTCCGGGAGGCGTCCCGTTCGGCGCTGGAGGAACTCCGCACCACCGTCGGCCTGTTGCGGCAGTCCGACGACCCCAAGGCGCCGACCGAGCCCGCGCCGGGCCTCGGCGTCCTCGACCAGCTCGTCGACGGGTTCGTCCGCGCCGGCCTCCCCGTCGACCTGGAGATCCCGCACCCGCCCCGGCAGCTGCCCGCCTCCGTCGACCTCACCGCCTACCGCGTGGTCCAGGAAGCCCTGACCAACGTCCACAAGCACGCCGGTGAGGGGGCCCGCGCCACGGTGCGGATCCTGCACTCCGACACCGCGCTGACCGTCACCGTCCTGGACGACGGCGCGGGCCGGGCCGGCATCCCGCGGCAGAAGGGCGGCGACCGGCCGCCCGTGGAGCCGGGCGGGCCCGGCGAGCCGGAGGACAGCGGCGGCGGCCACGGCCTGATCGGGATGCGCGAGCGGGTCTTCGCCCTGCGCGGCACGGTCGTGACCGGCCCGCGCGCGGCCGGCGGCTTCCAGGTGCGGGTCACCCTTCCGCTGCAGACCGCCCGTACGGGGGAGACGACATGA
- a CDS encoding response regulator — translation MTIKVLLADDQALLRSAFRVLVDSEPDMRVVGEASDGARAYELTRAQRPDVVLMDIRMPGVDGLAATRMISEDPELTDVRVVILTTFEVDDYVVQSLRAGASGFLGKGAEPDEMLGAIRIAAAGEALLSPVATKGLIAKFLAQGGSTAEGGPGGAGTERLATLTGREREVLTLVAGGLSNDEIAEQLAVSPLTVKTHVNRAMAKLGARDRAQLVVIAYESGLVRPRVQ, via the coding sequence ATGACGATCAAGGTGCTGCTCGCCGACGACCAGGCGCTGCTGCGCAGCGCGTTCCGGGTGCTGGTCGACTCCGAACCCGACATGCGGGTGGTGGGGGAGGCGTCCGACGGTGCCCGGGCGTACGAGCTGACCCGCGCGCAGCGTCCCGACGTCGTCCTGATGGACATCCGGATGCCCGGGGTGGACGGCCTGGCGGCCACCCGCATGATCAGCGAGGACCCGGAGCTCACCGACGTCCGGGTGGTCATCCTGACGACCTTCGAGGTCGACGACTATGTCGTGCAGTCGCTGCGGGCCGGTGCCAGCGGCTTCCTCGGCAAGGGCGCCGAGCCGGACGAGATGCTGGGCGCGATCCGGATCGCGGCGGCCGGCGAGGCGCTGCTGTCGCCCGTCGCGACCAAGGGCCTGATCGCCAAGTTCCTCGCGCAGGGCGGCAGCACGGCGGAGGGCGGGCCCGGCGGCGCGGGAACCGAGCGGCTGGCGACGCTGACCGGCCGCGAGCGCGAGGTGCTGACCCTGGTGGCGGGCGGCCTGTCCAACGACGAGATCGCCGAACAGCTCGCGGTCAGCCCGCTCACCGTCAAGACGCATGTCAACCGGGCCATGGCCAAGCTGGGCGCCCGCGACCGCGCCCAGCTGGTGGTCATCGCCTACGAATCGGGACTCGTACGCCCACGGGTGCAGTGA